The Corynebacterium jeddahense genome has a window encoding:
- a CDS encoding HD domain-containing protein produces MADNFALTGASPRLIRAINVAAWAHRNHTRKGTDIPYVSHVFGVMHLVSQVTDDEDVQIAALFHDILEDVPEEYSREQMAQDFGERVVQLVLGVTKDDTLTSWQDRADAYLAHLRQADDGSVMVSAADKLHNLLSILADHTELGDELWGRFNSGKERQQWWYRSIYTVAAERLPGNPLVEELGRRVDELESL; encoded by the coding sequence ATGGCAGATAACTTCGCCCTCACGGGCGCGTCTCCCCGTCTCATCCGCGCCATCAACGTCGCGGCGTGGGCGCACCGCAACCACACCCGCAAGGGCACGGACATCCCCTACGTCTCGCACGTGTTTGGCGTGATGCACCTCGTCTCCCAGGTCACCGACGACGAGGACGTGCAGATTGCGGCGCTGTTCCACGACATCCTCGAGGACGTGCCCGAGGAGTACTCGCGTGAGCAAATGGCGCAGGATTTCGGCGAGCGCGTGGTACAGCTCGTCCTCGGGGTGACCAAGGACGACACGCTGACAAGCTGGCAGGACCGCGCTGATGCGTACCTCGCCCACTTGCGCCAGGCGGATGACGGCTCCGTGATGGTCTCCGCCGCCGACAAGCTGCATAACTTGCTGTCCATTCTCGCGGACCACACAGAGCTGGGGGACGAACTTTGGGGCCGCTTCAACTCCGGCAAGGAGCGCCAGCAGTGGTGGTACCGCTCGATTTACACGGTGGCGGCCGAGCGCCTGCCCGGCAATCCGCTGGTGGAGGAGCTGGGGAGGCGGGTCGACGAGCTCGAGAGCCTCTAA
- a CDS encoding PhzF family phenazine biosynthesis protein produces the protein MTSLDFFELDVFATSPFTGNPLAVVAGADALTTEQMQSIASWTNFSETTFLLTPESPAADYRVRIFTPTEEFAFAGHPTLGSAKAWLELGGQPKKPGCVVQECGVGEVEVRVHDGSLAFATPPLRRSGPLPGDDLGEIVQAFALQEQQLIDAAFGDNGPGWKLGLLDSVDTLRGLTHPRVPGLKVAFAALTGGNDPAYELRAFTPTFEDPVTGSANGAMAQWLRARGDVPARYTVAQGMALGRDGRVQIVDDGDALWVGGAVEVRARGKLAVD, from the coding sequence GTGACTTCCCTCGACTTCTTTGAACTCGACGTTTTCGCCACCAGTCCATTCACCGGTAACCCGCTTGCCGTAGTCGCAGGCGCAGACGCGCTGACCACCGAGCAGATGCAGTCCATCGCGTCGTGGACGAACTTTTCGGAAACGACCTTCTTGCTCACGCCGGAAAGCCCCGCGGCAGATTACCGTGTCCGCATCTTCACCCCGACAGAGGAGTTTGCGTTCGCGGGCCACCCGACCCTCGGCTCGGCCAAAGCGTGGCTGGAACTCGGGGGCCAACCCAAGAAGCCAGGGTGCGTCGTCCAGGAATGCGGGGTAGGAGAGGTTGAGGTGCGTGTGCACGACGGCTCGCTCGCGTTCGCTACACCGCCCCTGCGTCGCAGCGGCCCCCTCCCAGGCGACGACCTCGGCGAGATCGTTCAGGCGTTCGCGCTCCAAGAGCAGCAGCTTATCGACGCAGCCTTCGGTGACAACGGCCCCGGCTGGAAACTCGGGCTCCTCGACAGCGTGGACACGCTCCGCGGTCTGACGCATCCACGGGTGCCTGGGCTCAAGGTCGCGTTCGCGGCGCTGACCGGCGGGAATGATCCGGCCTACGAACTGCGCGCGTTCACCCCGACGTTTGAGGACCCGGTGACGGGCAGCGCGAACGGCGCGATGGCTCAGTGGTTACGGGCCCGCGGGGACGTGCCCGCCCGCTACACCGTCGCGCAGGGGATGGCCTTGGGCCGAGATGGCCGGGTCCAGATCGTCGACGACGGGGATGCGCTGTGGGTGGGTGGTGCGGTTGAGGTGCGGGCGCGTGGCAAACTTGCCGTCGATTAG
- a CDS encoding pyridoxal-phosphate dependent enzyme, giving the protein MSAIGHTPLVDFRAGFAPDARVWGKLESFNPGGSAKDRTARALVADATAKGLLHPGAVAVESSSGNLGIALAREAVIGGWEFHCVVDPRTNAATLAMMRALGAVLHPVTEPDPETGDWLTARRNLVAQLKEELGAVNLDQYSNRAAFDAHDYGTMAEIVQQLGHAPEMVVVAVSTTGTIGGCLRHVREHGYATKVAAVDAEGSVLFEGARGERILPGYGAGVVTELSKEVEPDRVIRVEAFDAVDAARALARSTGFVPGASGGAVAWAVEKLVSEGAADEIVGVFHDDGRAYLDTVYNDDWVSEQLGVEVETCEWPL; this is encoded by the coding sequence ATGAGCGCAATCGGGCACACGCCGCTCGTCGACTTCAGAGCGGGATTCGCGCCCGACGCACGTGTGTGGGGCAAGCTCGAGTCCTTCAACCCCGGCGGAAGCGCGAAAGACCGCACGGCCCGCGCATTGGTTGCAGATGCCACCGCGAAGGGGCTGCTTCACCCCGGTGCGGTCGCAGTGGAGTCGAGCAGCGGAAACCTCGGCATCGCCCTGGCGCGCGAGGCCGTCATCGGAGGCTGGGAGTTCCACTGTGTGGTGGACCCGCGGACCAATGCAGCTACCTTGGCCATGATGCGCGCCTTGGGCGCCGTCCTCCACCCCGTCACCGAACCGGACCCGGAGACCGGGGACTGGCTCACCGCCCGCCGCAACCTGGTCGCGCAGCTCAAAGAGGAACTCGGCGCGGTCAACCTGGACCAATACTCAAACCGGGCGGCCTTCGACGCGCACGATTACGGCACCATGGCGGAGATCGTGCAGCAGCTCGGCCACGCGCCCGAGATGGTTGTAGTGGCGGTGAGTACTACTGGCACCATCGGAGGGTGCCTCAGACACGTGCGTGAGCACGGGTACGCCACCAAGGTGGCGGCCGTGGATGCGGAGGGGTCAGTCCTCTTCGAAGGCGCGAGGGGTGAGCGCATCCTTCCCGGCTACGGCGCGGGGGTGGTGACGGAGCTTTCGAAGGAGGTCGAGCCGGACCGGGTGATCCGGGTCGAGGCATTCGATGCCGTGGACGCCGCTCGCGCACTTGCGAGGTCGACCGGGTTTGTGCCGGGGGCTTCGGGCGGGGCGGTGGCCTGGGCCGTCGAGAAGCTTGTGAGCGAGGGGGCTGCGGACGAGATCGTCGGGGTCTTCCACGACGACGGGCGCGCCTACCTTGACACTGTGTACAACGATGATTGGGTGAGCGAGCAGCTCGGTGTGGAGGTGGAAACGTGCGAGTGGCCGTTGTAG
- a CDS encoding alpha/beta hydrolase family esterase has protein sequence MKIGNALAGGFAAVLVAASALVPAHATAQDMSSQISGQISGQINGQINSAINDANRAAADAANQANAEWNKFVQMANESLPPGSSLPKNPIPVPQAPAPAPAPAPVAPRAWSPQAPAPVANGTNGEVRAAGRSYLIWVPRNYNPANPVPVMVGYSAFEDSTENFRNYSRLRESSVGRDAIIVYPRAIGASWEGSPTASTGPGQDIAFVRAMINDVQRYYNIDRRRIYATGMSTGGGMAAVSACHMADLFAGVAGVSGAYYEPVNMNCQNLPIAFMALHGTGDTLTPYNGTIRRGVRVMAVPELFQSYERRNHCAGGVDQAPVGNYATRVSARGCLKGVEVIKVHGSNHFWWYEPSAADEMWAFLMRNPK, from the coding sequence GTGAAAATTGGTAACGCTCTTGCGGGCGGCTTCGCCGCTGTATTAGTGGCGGCGAGCGCCCTCGTGCCGGCGCACGCGACCGCCCAGGACATGTCATCCCAGATCAGTGGCCAGATCAGTGGCCAGATCAACGGCCAAATCAACAGCGCCATCAACGACGCGAACCGGGCCGCGGCCGACGCCGCGAACCAGGCCAACGCCGAGTGGAACAAGTTCGTGCAGATGGCCAACGAGTCGCTCCCGCCGGGGTCCTCGCTGCCGAAGAACCCGATCCCGGTCCCACAGGCTCCTGCTCCCGCGCCGGCTCCCGCCCCCGTCGCGCCGCGCGCATGGTCGCCGCAGGCCCCCGCGCCGGTGGCGAACGGCACGAACGGTGAGGTCCGTGCCGCCGGCCGCAGCTACCTCATCTGGGTGCCGCGCAACTACAACCCGGCGAACCCGGTGCCGGTGATGGTCGGCTACTCCGCGTTCGAGGACTCGACCGAGAACTTCCGCAACTACTCGCGCCTGCGCGAGTCCTCCGTTGGCCGCGACGCGATCATCGTCTACCCGCGCGCCATTGGCGCCTCCTGGGAGGGCTCGCCGACCGCGTCCACCGGCCCGGGCCAGGACATCGCGTTCGTCCGCGCCATGATCAACGACGTGCAGCGCTACTACAACATCGACCGCCGCCGCATCTACGCCACGGGCATGTCCACCGGCGGCGGCATGGCCGCGGTGTCCGCGTGCCACATGGCTGACCTGTTCGCGGGCGTCGCCGGTGTCTCCGGCGCCTACTACGAGCCGGTGAACATGAACTGCCAGAACCTGCCCATCGCGTTTATGGCGCTGCACGGCACCGGCGACACGCTCACCCCGTACAACGGCACCATCCGCCGCGGCGTGCGCGTCATGGCTGTGCCGGAGCTGTTCCAGTCCTACGAGCGTCGCAACCACTGCGCCGGCGGCGTTGACCAGGCGCCGGTGGGCAACTACGCCACCCGCGTCTCGGCCCGCGGTTGCCTCAAAGGCGTCGAGGTGATCAAGGTCCACGGCTCCAACCACTTCTGGTGGTACGAGCCGTCCGCGGCCGACGAGATGTGGGCCTTCCTCATGCGCAACCCGAAGTAG
- a CDS encoding alpha/beta hydrolase, with translation MTWSLSSVLSSASSFNPLSSIFTGFPSRTGSSVLDSSSVPWAASSLMSSTPLLAVPALFLAILGGGIFGSSMYEATGSSESPLSSRAGNVDETFPDADAKPATLKSVTHIEHDMYEVVVYSHAMRREVKNEVILPGGPGNAERRPTFYLLMGADGAANGWSWRNSSKHQEFFQDKLVNVVTPIGSVSSMQADWYEDDKETGRNKWLTYFTKELPPLMDAHFYGNGRDAIGGISLSGGPALHIASLEPARFRAAASYSGCPATSGFLGNIYVSEGLKMNGADKVKMWGRFGDPAWVAHSPVLHLDDFKDIALFVSAAEGVPGAIDATATSSERIGPPVAIEAASYACSTYFVEKAREAGVDVEWYGQVEGTHSWGLFELSMRKSWDVIGPALDVKPFTRDTPVVVDLKPSEAPQPVGGKGSSGSSRQH, from the coding sequence ATGACCTGGAGCCTGTCATCTGTCCTCTCGTCGGCGTCCTCGTTTAACCCACTGTCGTCTATCTTCACTGGGTTTCCCAGCCGGACCGGGTCGAGCGTCCTCGACTCATCCAGCGTGCCGTGGGCGGCATCAAGCCTCATGTCCTCCACACCGCTGCTCGCAGTGCCCGCGCTGTTCCTCGCAATCCTTGGCGGAGGCATCTTCGGGAGCTCGATGTACGAGGCCACGGGAAGCTCGGAATCACCGCTGAGCTCCCGCGCAGGCAACGTGGATGAGACGTTTCCGGATGCCGACGCCAAGCCAGCGACGCTGAAGAGCGTCACACACATCGAGCACGACATGTACGAAGTCGTGGTGTACTCCCACGCCATGAGGCGGGAGGTGAAAAACGAGGTGATCCTCCCCGGTGGGCCAGGGAACGCTGAGCGGCGACCCACGTTCTATCTCCTAATGGGAGCAGATGGTGCCGCCAACGGCTGGTCCTGGCGAAACTCCTCGAAGCACCAGGAGTTCTTCCAGGACAAGCTGGTCAACGTGGTCACCCCCATCGGATCGGTGTCATCCATGCAAGCGGACTGGTACGAGGACGACAAAGAAACTGGCCGCAACAAGTGGCTGACCTACTTCACCAAAGAACTTCCACCGCTCATGGACGCACACTTCTACGGCAACGGGCGCGACGCCATCGGCGGGATCTCGCTTTCGGGCGGGCCGGCTCTACACATCGCATCCCTCGAACCCGCCCGCTTCCGAGCCGCCGCGTCTTACTCGGGCTGTCCGGCGACGTCTGGTTTCCTGGGCAACATCTACGTGTCTGAAGGTTTGAAGATGAACGGCGCGGACAAGGTGAAGATGTGGGGCCGCTTCGGAGACCCTGCATGGGTCGCGCACTCACCCGTGCTCCACCTGGACGACTTCAAGGACATCGCGTTGTTCGTTTCCGCGGCGGAAGGGGTGCCCGGAGCAATCGACGCAACGGCAACGTCCTCCGAGCGCATCGGCCCGCCCGTCGCCATTGAAGCTGCGTCCTACGCCTGTTCCACCTATTTCGTCGAGAAGGCGCGTGAAGCCGGGGTCGACGTTGAGTGGTACGGGCAAGTCGAAGGCACGCACAGCTGGGGGCTGTTCGAACTTTCCATGCGCAAGAGTTGGGACGTGATCGGGCCAGCGCTGGACGTGAAGCCCTTTACCCGCGACACCCCGGTGGTGGTGGACCTCAAGCCGTCGGAAGCCCCCCAACCTGTTGGAGGGAAGGGGTCATCGGGGTCGAGCCGTCAGCACTGA
- the gltX gene encoding glutamate--tRNA ligase, producing the protein MTESSNMRVRFCPSPTGTPHVGMVRTALFNWAQARHSGGTFVFRIEDTDAARDSEESYQAIIDSLEWLGLGWDEGINVGGPHEPYRQSQRSDIYAEVLQKLIDAGEVYPAYSTNEEVAERHKAAGRDPQLGYDNFDRELTQEQIDAYEAEGRKPVWRLRMPDQDWTWNDLVRGEVTFKSETQPDFVVARSNGAPLYTLVNPVDDALMGITHVLRGEDLLSSTPRQMALYEALKRIGVAERTPEFGHLPFVMGQGNKKLSKRDPESNLFNHRDNGIIPEGMINYLALLGWSLSADKDIFSVEEFVEAFDVSDVLGNPARFDQKKLEAINADHIRLLTPEDFRDRLRDYLTAYTDFPADYPAEKFEVAADLVQTRIKTLSEAYDLLKFLVTADEDLVLDEKSAKKNLKDTAIEPLDAGIAALEAIGEADWTTANIEAALNEALIDDLGLKPRVAFGALRVGATGAAVSPPLFESMELLGRESTLTRLRAARAVTPYQAAE; encoded by the coding sequence ATGACTGAATCCTCGAATATGCGAGTCCGCTTCTGCCCGTCGCCAACCGGAACCCCGCACGTGGGCATGGTGCGCACCGCCTTGTTCAACTGGGCGCAGGCGCGCCACTCCGGCGGCACGTTCGTCTTCCGCATCGAGGACACCGACGCCGCGCGCGACTCGGAGGAGAGCTACCAGGCGATCATCGATTCGCTCGAGTGGCTCGGCCTGGGCTGGGACGAGGGGATCAATGTCGGCGGCCCGCACGAGCCGTACCGCCAGTCCCAGCGCTCCGACATCTACGCCGAAGTGCTGCAGAAGCTTATCGACGCGGGCGAGGTGTACCCCGCCTACTCCACCAACGAGGAGGTCGCGGAACGGCACAAGGCGGCAGGCCGCGACCCGCAGCTGGGCTACGACAACTTCGACCGAGAGCTGACCCAGGAGCAGATCGACGCGTACGAGGCAGAGGGGCGCAAGCCCGTGTGGCGCCTGCGCATGCCGGATCAAGACTGGACCTGGAACGACCTCGTGCGCGGCGAGGTCACGTTCAAATCCGAGACGCAGCCGGACTTCGTGGTGGCCCGCTCCAACGGTGCGCCGCTGTACACGCTGGTGAACCCGGTGGATGACGCGCTCATGGGCATCACCCACGTGCTGCGCGGCGAGGACCTGCTTTCCTCCACCCCGCGCCAGATGGCGTTGTACGAGGCGCTCAAGCGCATTGGTGTCGCCGAGCGGACGCCGGAGTTTGGCCACCTGCCGTTCGTGATGGGGCAGGGCAACAAGAAGTTGTCCAAGCGCGACCCGGAATCGAACCTGTTCAACCACCGCGACAACGGAATCATCCCCGAGGGCATGATCAACTACCTTGCGCTTTTGGGCTGGTCGCTGTCTGCGGACAAGGACATCTTCTCCGTCGAAGAGTTCGTCGAGGCCTTCGACGTGTCCGACGTGCTGGGCAACCCCGCCCGCTTCGATCAGAAGAAGCTCGAGGCCATCAACGCCGACCACATCCGCCTGCTTACGCCGGAGGACTTCCGCGATCGCCTGCGCGACTACCTCACGGCGTACACCGACTTCCCGGCAGATTACCCGGCGGAAAAGTTCGAGGTGGCCGCCGACCTGGTGCAGACACGCATCAAGACACTGTCTGAGGCGTACGACCTGCTCAAGTTCCTGGTCACCGCGGATGAGGACCTCGTGCTGGACGAGAAGAGCGCGAAGAAGAACCTCAAGGACACCGCCATCGAACCGCTCGACGCGGGCATCGCGGCGCTCGAGGCGATCGGGGAGGCCGACTGGACGACGGCGAACATCGAGGCGGCACTGAACGAGGCACTTATCGACGACCTGGGGCTCAAGCCACGCGTCGCCTTCGGCGCACTGCGCGTCGGCGCCACCGGTGCTGCGGTGTCCCCGCCGCTGTTCGAGTCCATGGAGCTGCTCGGCCGCGAGTCCACGCTGACACGCCTGCGCGCCGCCCGCGCGGTGACGCCGTACCAGGCGGCGGAGTAG
- a CDS encoding FAD/NAD(P)-binding protein, which translates to MERARQRGASIELVVFSDVALEEVSAPGAFGASVPKEWVLNAPKRIVRTQLGELDPGNRFDGDFPSRRVVGAHLESSWRALEAHLPPGCSFEFRVQRVESVAPDGEGVVVDGERFAEVLIATGHAHDWPGSLAHADFGDVRVVAPVYPASNLDAVTGEDVALVRGAALTFIDVVKVARAKVFYPVTRTGRFMEVKAYLDATQSAAVKPRVDAASRAILACKGLDELRVILADCAAAILAEAGGEGTEDDIRAVLRGEDFSGDPVTELRTSLTAARGERPWTPALAVAAAFRDTYDALIERASFGGRDTLGGADFYAFTRTMERVAFGPPVDSAEMLLNLIDAGRVRTDLMARGSEDLGELAREIGATVIIDAVLAPPGVVEGTLVGDLVEQGVGVRYGDTNALHVGRDGTLVGQRHIAAAGRMNEGLILGHDTLKRTDHDVIERWADRVSAAALTDPVRVHGLPPLEPKRFAWSDALLDDADACNALLERYGSPVNVLNPEPMQANIDELVSAGERAGVETKVFYARKANKALIFAGTARDTGNGVDVASENELRQVLGRGVPGERIILSAAIKPDRLLQLAIENGVVISADNRAEYDRIKALAEASGTQALVAPRLAPDPDTMPPTRFGERLHAWAEHLAAPAEAVRIVGVHAHLHGYAAADRSAALRECMMLIDALTAAGHTPTFIDIGGGVPMRYLEHESQWRAYQDAIDLQRAGYAEPFTWKADPLHNTYPYWQEPTRGKWLEEVLADGVADAMRERGLRLHLEPGRSLLDGCGVILARVAFVKTRSDGLPLVGLEMNRTQCRTTSDDYLTDPILVKRTPTGDAVEAFLVGAYCIEDEIILRRRIRFPNGIAPGDIVAIPNAAGYLMHILESASHQIPLAKNVVWPAGELDAIDQT; encoded by the coding sequence ATGGAGCGGGCGCGCCAGCGGGGTGCGTCGATCGAGCTCGTGGTATTCAGCGACGTGGCGCTTGAGGAGGTTTCGGCGCCGGGGGCGTTCGGGGCCTCGGTGCCGAAGGAGTGGGTTCTGAACGCGCCGAAGCGCATTGTTCGGACCCAGCTCGGCGAGCTTGATCCCGGGAACCGGTTTGATGGGGACTTCCCAAGCCGACGGGTCGTCGGCGCGCACCTCGAATCCTCCTGGCGCGCGCTGGAGGCGCATCTGCCCCCAGGGTGCTCTTTCGAGTTCCGGGTCCAGCGGGTGGAGTCGGTGGCACCGGATGGGGAAGGGGTGGTTGTGGACGGCGAGCGTTTCGCTGAGGTGCTCATCGCCACCGGCCACGCGCACGATTGGCCAGGCTCTCTCGCGCACGCCGACTTCGGTGACGTGCGGGTGGTTGCGCCGGTATATCCGGCATCAAACCTCGATGCCGTCACGGGCGAAGACGTGGCGCTCGTTCGGGGGGCCGCGTTGACGTTCATCGACGTGGTCAAGGTCGCGCGCGCAAAAGTGTTTTATCCAGTCACGCGTACGGGACGGTTCATGGAGGTCAAGGCGTACCTCGATGCCACCCAATCGGCGGCAGTCAAGCCTCGGGTGGACGCTGCGTCTCGCGCGATCCTGGCCTGCAAGGGCTTAGACGAACTGAGAGTGATCCTCGCTGACTGCGCCGCGGCCATTCTCGCTGAAGCAGGCGGGGAGGGGACCGAGGACGATATTCGCGCGGTGCTGCGCGGCGAGGACTTTAGCGGTGACCCCGTCACAGAGCTGCGAACATCCCTTACTGCTGCGCGCGGGGAGCGACCGTGGACACCAGCGCTGGCTGTGGCAGCTGCGTTCAGGGACACCTACGATGCGCTGATTGAGCGTGCCTCATTCGGCGGCCGCGACACCCTTGGCGGCGCCGATTTCTACGCCTTCACCCGCACCATGGAGCGCGTGGCCTTTGGCCCGCCCGTGGACTCCGCGGAAATGCTGCTTAACCTCATCGACGCCGGCCGCGTCCGCACCGACCTCATGGCGCGCGGCAGCGAGGACCTCGGCGAGCTTGCCCGGGAAATCGGCGCCACCGTGATCATCGATGCGGTCTTGGCACCCCCAGGTGTCGTCGAGGGCACGCTGGTAGGGGACCTCGTGGAGCAAGGCGTGGGTGTGCGCTACGGCGACACTAACGCGCTGCACGTGGGGCGCGATGGGACCCTCGTGGGCCAGCGCCACATCGCCGCGGCGGGCCGCATGAACGAGGGGTTGATTCTCGGCCACGACACGTTGAAGCGTACTGACCACGACGTCATTGAACGCTGGGCGGACAGGGTGAGCGCTGCGGCGCTGACCGACCCCGTTCGCGTCCACGGCCTGCCTCCGCTTGAACCCAAACGGTTCGCGTGGTCTGACGCGCTGCTCGACGATGCTGACGCGTGCAACGCCTTGTTGGAGCGATACGGCAGCCCGGTCAACGTGCTCAACCCGGAGCCGATGCAGGCGAACATCGATGAGCTGGTTTCCGCCGGCGAGCGAGCTGGAGTGGAGACGAAAGTCTTCTACGCCCGCAAGGCGAACAAGGCGCTAATCTTCGCCGGCACCGCTCGCGATACCGGAAACGGCGTCGATGTGGCCAGCGAAAACGAGCTACGGCAGGTGCTCGGTCGTGGGGTGCCGGGGGAGCGGATCATCCTGTCCGCCGCGATCAAGCCTGACCGGTTGCTGCAGCTGGCGATCGAAAACGGTGTGGTCATCTCCGCCGACAACCGTGCCGAGTACGACCGCATCAAAGCGTTGGCTGAAGCTAGCGGCACCCAGGCGCTCGTCGCACCTCGGCTCGCTCCGGACCCGGACACCATGCCCCCGACCCGTTTCGGGGAGCGGCTCCACGCCTGGGCGGAGCACCTCGCCGCACCTGCGGAGGCGGTCCGCATCGTTGGCGTGCACGCGCACCTCCACGGCTATGCAGCCGCGGACCGCTCAGCTGCGCTGCGCGAATGCATGATGCTTATCGACGCCCTCACGGCCGCCGGCCACACCCCCACCTTTATCGACATCGGGGGCGGGGTGCCCATGCGCTACCTCGAACACGAGTCGCAGTGGCGCGCATACCAGGACGCGATCGACCTGCAACGCGCAGGATACGCGGAGCCGTTCACCTGGAAAGCCGACCCGTTGCACAACACCTACCCGTACTGGCAGGAACCCACCCGAGGGAAGTGGCTAGAGGAGGTACTCGCAGACGGCGTTGCAGATGCCATGCGGGAGCGTGGCCTGCGGCTGCACCTTGAGCCGGGGCGCTCGCTTCTCGACGGCTGCGGGGTCATCCTCGCCCGGGTTGCGTTTGTAAAGACCCGTTCAGACGGGCTTCCGCTTGTCGGGTTGGAGATGAACCGCACGCAGTGCAGGACCACCTCCGACGACTACCTCACTGACCCAATCTTGGTGAAGCGCACCCCCACTGGCGACGCCGTGGAAGCGTTTCTAGTTGGCGCGTACTGCATCGAGGACGAAATCATCCTGAGGCGGAGAATCCGCTTCCCCAACGGTATTGCACCGGGCGACATCGTGGCCATCCCCAACGCCGCCGGATACCTCATGCACATTTTGGAAAGTGCCTCCCACCAGATCCCGTTGGCGAAGAACGTGGTGTGGCCGGCTGGGGAACTCGACGCGATCGATCAGACGTAG